A single genomic interval of Deltaproteobacteria bacterium harbors:
- a CDS encoding DUF229 domain-containing protein, with amino-acid sequence MKLTRREFIEKSAQISAVAMMAGMATTTGCTGSSDDTSRPNILLLMTDQQQMPPAGYKPNEGLLDGMKEILGFRPLSAGNPYTNFFPGFMRLRQNAVIMRTHYTASSACVPSRTCIMTGSYTTGVTQTDGLFKSAETVNWLDPEGPPTIGDWMRACGYSTHYFGKWHVSDPKAPDYLEPWGFADWEKSSPEPHGSDPYNLGVYRDVGFVESVEEFLGGEGKTSSRPWFAVGSLVNPHDVGAWPVSWQKPQDQGVVPWTKYPPPPPNPIQGQASLPNPDSLTVPLNPDGFPQDNCTLPSTYDETLADKPRCQKDYSLKYGLAFDAVYNYNKLPSPYPFQMQGDEARDWSLAFDQFYFYCMYLADLQLRKMLQTLDENGLTGNTIIIFLSDHGEMGGAHGGMIQKWHNAYEEAIHVPMVVSSPLVNPEAGSMRDIVQPTSSIDFAPTVLGLAGFDQTSIRLGLEKILGRVVQPFVGADLSAHIKGETSEPICGPDGSPRPGVLFATSDAITEIGPDPDPETQEKYDMFLDNVKKAKAEGYVEEEGPVLQPNNVAALCTGDWKIARYADPNGVKSDEWELYCLNTDPVERKNLLDYRTGHVLPDASVDGMSHAELVAKAAWLQTELDKQQGQLLGGSWPT; translated from the coding sequence ATGAAGCTGACCAGACGCGAGTTCATCGAAAAATCGGCCCAGATCTCGGCCGTGGCCATGATGGCCGGCATGGCCACGACCACGGGCTGCACGGGAAGCAGCGACGACACGTCCCGGCCCAACATCCTGCTCCTCATGACCGACCAGCAGCAGATGCCCCCTGCGGGCTACAAGCCCAACGAGGGCCTGCTTGACGGCATGAAGGAGATTCTGGGCTTTCGGCCCTTGTCCGCGGGCAACCCCTACACCAATTTCTTTCCCGGCTTCATGCGCCTGCGGCAGAACGCGGTCATCATGCGGACCCACTACACGGCCTCCTCGGCCTGCGTGCCCAGTCGGACCTGCATCATGACCGGGTCCTACACCACCGGGGTGACCCAGACCGACGGCCTGTTCAAATCGGCTGAAACCGTGAATTGGCTGGATCCGGAAGGACCGCCGACCATTGGCGACTGGATGCGCGCTTGCGGGTATTCCACCCATTATTTCGGCAAATGGCATGTCTCCGACCCCAAGGCCCCGGACTATCTGGAGCCCTGGGGCTTTGCCGACTGGGAGAAATCCTCCCCCGAGCCCCATGGATCGGATCCCTACAATCTGGGAGTGTATCGTGACGTGGGCTTCGTGGAGAGCGTGGAGGAGTTCCTGGGCGGCGAGGGCAAAACCTCGAGCCGTCCGTGGTTTGCCGTGGGCTCCCTGGTCAATCCTCATGACGTGGGGGCTTGGCCGGTGTCCTGGCAGAAGCCCCAGGATCAGGGCGTGGTTCCCTGGACCAAGTATCCGCCGCCGCCGCCCAATCCCATCCAAGGGCAGGCCAGTCTCCCCAATCCCGACTCGCTCACTGTGCCCCTGAACCCGGACGGATTCCCCCAAGACAACTGCACCCTGCCCTCGACCTACGATGAAACCCTGGCCGACAAGCCCCGTTGTCAGAAGGACTATTCCCTCAAATACGGCCTGGCCTTCGATGCTGTGTACAACTACAACAAGCTGCCTTCGCCCTATCCTTTTCAAATGCAGGGGGACGAGGCCCGGGACTGGTCCCTGGCCTTCGATCAGTTCTATTTCTACTGCATGTACCTGGCCGATCTCCAACTGAGAAAGATGCTTCAGACCCTGGACGAGAATGGACTGACCGGCAATACGATCATCATTTTTCTCTCCGACCACGGAGAGATGGGCGGAGCCCACGGAGGCATGATTCAGAAGTGGCACAACGCCTACGAGGAGGCCATCCACGTGCCCATGGTCGTGTCCTCGCCCCTGGTCAATCCCGAGGCCGGTTCCATGCGCGATATCGTCCAGCCCACGAGTTCCATTGATTTCGCGCCCACGGTCCTCGGTCTGGCCGGGTTCGATCAGACGAGCATCCGCCTGGGCCTGGAAAAAATCCTCGGCCGGGTCGTGCAGCCCTTTGTGGGTGCCGATCTGTCCGCCCATATCAAGGGCGAGACAAGTGAGCCGATTTGCGGCCCGGACGGGAGCCCGAGGCCCGGGGTCCTCTTTGCCACCAGCGATGCAATTACCGAAATCGGCCCTGATCCCGATCCGGAAACCCAGGAAAAATACGATATGTTTCTGGACAACGTGAAGAAAGCCAAGGCCGAGGGGTATGTGGAAGAAGAAGGCCCGGTGCTTCAACCGAACAACGTGGCCGCTCTATGCACCGGAGACTGGAAGATTGCCCGCTACGCGGATCCGAACGGAGTGAAGTCAGATGAATGGGAGCTCTACTGCCTGAACACGGATCCGGTTGAGAGAAAAAATCTTTTGGACTACCGAACGGGACATGTGCTTCCGGACGCGTCAGTGGACGGCATGTCCCATGCGGAACTGGTGGCCAAGGCCGCCTGGCTTCAGACCGAGCTGGACAAACAGCAGGGACAGCTCCTTGGCGGTTCATGGCCGACATAA